DNA sequence from the Salifodinibacter halophilus genome:
GCAAAACCGTCTCAAAAACGAAATGAGGGCCCGGGCTAGATAACAGCGCATGTGTTGAGCCAGATGCCGGCGTACCTGCCGTGCGATGCTCTGGCCCGCAAACGTCAGCGGTACCGATGGGTGGTGTTTTGTGTGGACGAGGCGTGCGCCGGGTTAGACTGCAGGCTAATCAGTGTTGCAGTGGAATCATTTGCCCCATGATGCGATTTGTTTGTGAGCTCGCCGATAGCGAGCATGTTATCGAAGCCGATACCCCCGAGGAGGCGGCGCAGATAGCCGCGGCGCGCGAAGCACGCACCGACCAGAAACAGTGTTTAACGGTGACTGTGTCTGAAGCGAACGAGGCGAATTTGCCGTTGATCGTGGGGGGTGATTACGAGGTCGAGTGCGAGCCGAACGCGGAACCGCGCGTGCGGGGTCGCGAATGAGTATCGGCACTGCCTATCGTTGGCCCGAACTGGCGACGCATCGCGACTGGCTGCGCGCTGAAGGTCGACGACTGCTGGATTTCCACCGCGCGGCTGTAAAGTCCAGCGGCGGTTTTGTCCGCCTGGACGGCGATGGCCGCGCGCCCCCCGATGCCACCGCCGAAACCTTGGTTACGGCGCGCATGACGCATGCGTTCGCGCTGGCCACACTGGCTGGTCACCCGGGCGCTGCGTCGCTGGCACGCCACGGCGTGGACGCGCTTCGCGGCGTGTTGCACGACGATGTGCATGGTGGCTGGCTGGCCGACGAAACCGTGGCGGCACAAAACGCGGACAAGCAGTGCTACCTCCATCTTTTTGTCGCCCTCGGTGCGGCCACGGCCCGGCACGCCGGTATTGATGGCGCCCACGCACTGCTGACGGATGTGCTGGCCATCATTCAGCGTTATTTCTGGTCCGCCGATGAGCAGGCGTTTGTCGAGTCCTATGACTGCGCATGGGGTACGTGTGCGGACTACCGAGGTGGCAACGCCAACATGCACGGCGTCGAGATGTGTCTGGCGCTGGCTGATGTGCTGGGCGAGCCAAGTTGGCGACAGCGCGCGCTCGCGGTCTGCGAGCGACTCATCCATGGGCACGCACGGGCGTGCGGCTACCACGTTGTCGAACATTTTGATGCGGGTTGGCATGAACTGCGCGACTTCAACCGGGAGGCGCCGAACGATGGTTTCCGTCCATTCGGCGTTACGCCCGGCCACGGCTGTGAGTGGGCGCGCCTGTTGTTGCATCTCGAAGCTGGACTGTCTGCTGCCGGCGAGGCGGTGCCCGATTGGTTGGTCGACGACGCCCGTGGCTTGTTTGATGCCGCGATGCAAGACGCGTGGGCGGCCGATGGTTATCCGGGGCTGGTCTATACGTTGGATTGGCAACGATGCGCCTCGTCGTCGCGCCGGCGCCACTGGGTACACGCCGAGGCGATCGCGGCGGCTGATGCGCTGGCCAAACGGACCGGCGAGCCTGCCTACGAGCAGTGGTATCGCGATCTCTGGGACTTCGCCGAGACGACTTTCATTGACCGCGAGCGCGGCAGTTGGCGTCACGAACTGGATCGCCATTTGGCGCTCGATCCGGCGTGTGGCGACGCTAAATCCGATTTATATCACGCCTATCAGGCCACGCTTTTACCGCAGCTACCGCTGGCCCCCGCGCTGGCAGTCGCTGTTGGCCGGCCGGCGGGGCGCACATTGTCATGGTGACCGAGGCTGTCGATACGGGCGCGAGAGTGCCGGCCACGATGGCTGCGATGCAGCTTACCGGCCATGGCGGCCTGGAACAGCTGGTCTACCGCGACGACGTGCCGGTGCCGGTTGCGAGCGCGGGCGAAGTGGTGGTCGAGGTAACCGCTACAGCCAAGAACAATACCGACCGCAAGGCGCGCGAAGGCCTGTATGCGACCGGTCGCCGTGCGACCACGACCTCGTTCGCGGTTGCCGGTGATCCCACGCTCGTTTTTCCGCGCATTCAGGGCGCCGATATTGTCGGCCGGATCGCGGCGGTCGGTTCTGGCGTTGATCCGGCGCGCATCGGCGAACGTGGCTTGCTGGATTTCAATATCTACGCCGATGACCGGCGGGATATCAATCTCATGCCAGACTATTACGGCCATGGCGCCGATGGTGGTTTTGCCGAGTATGTGGCCGTGCCGGCCGATCAGTTTCACGGCATCGACGATGCCCAGCTCACCGATGCCGAGCTCGCTAGCCTCGGGATGTGTTCTTATCAGACGGCGTATCACATGCTCACGGCTGCCGATGTGGCGGCCGGCGAATACGTGCTGGTGACTGGCGCCAGCGGTGGCGTCGGCACGGCGCTGATCCAGTTGTGCCGGGTGTTGGGCGCAGTGCCCATCGCGCTGTCGATGCCCGAGAAAGCCGCGCGCGTTCACCAGGTCGGCGCCGAAGTCGTGCTCGACCGTAGCCAGCCTGAGTCGTTGCTGGACCAGGTACGTGAGGCCACCGGCGGCGCGCCGATCGATGCCGTGATGGATCTGCTGGGAGGAACCGTCACCGAAAGCCTTATCGCGACCATGACGTTCGATATGCGGGCTCGGGCGACCTACCCGCGCTTGTCGATCGCCGGCGCCTCTGCTGGCCGCGCGACGGAATTGCCGTGGGCGCTGGTCTATCTCTATCAGGTACGCATCGTGGGCGTGTCGCACGGCACCCGCGCCGAGGCCGAGCAGCTCATCGAATGGATCCGTATGCGCCGGCTCGCGCCGATCCTGCACGGCACATTCCGGCTGTCCGCGCTACGCGAGGCCGAGCAGTATTTTGCCGATCAGAGCCGACAGACGGTCGGCAAGATTGTGATTGTGCCCGACCGCCACTGGGCGACGCATGGCGCGCCATACGCGCTCGCCGATACGCCATGAGTCATCGCCACGTCATCGAGCTTACCGACGTCCACGCCGGGGGGGACATCAGTCGGATCGTCACCGGCGGCGTAGGCACGATTCCCGGTACAAACGTCCGCGCGCAGATGGAGTATCTACGCGATCGAGCCGATGGTCTGCGTCGGTTGTTGCTCGAAGAGCCGCACGGTCGCCCGGATATGTCGGTTGATTTGATCGTGCCGGCCGCTGATCCGGCTGCCCAGGCCGGCTACGTCATCATGGAGGTAATGGGTTATCCCATCTATTCCGGCTCGAATACGATCTGCACGGCCACAGCGCTGCTTGAAACCGGCCGTGTTGCCAAACGTGAAGGGCGTCAGCAGTTCGTGCTTGAATCGCCTGCGGGCGCAGTTGATATCGCGGCCGAAATCCGGAACGACGTGGTTGAGTCGATTACTTGCGAAGGCTTGCCGAGCTACGTTGAGACGCCCGACGCCCGAGTTACGGTGCCAGGCGTCGGCACGGTCCATTACAGTGTGGTTTACAGCGGCGGTTTCTACGCCGTGGTCGATGCTGAGGCGCTCGGTTTTGATTTGGTGCCGGCCGAGCGCGACCCGTTGGCTGAGACCGCGCACGCCATCGTGACGGCGATCCGCGCCGATTCAGCACCGCGGCATTATCGCCTCGGTGACGTCGGACCGTTACCATTCGTGCATTTTGCGGGGCCGGTCTCGCAAATCGGAGGTGGTCGCTATCGCGCGCGCTCGGCGACTTATGTTCATCCGGGTGTGATCTGTCGCAGTACGACCGGTACGGGGACATCCGCACGGCTGGCGCTCATGCACCGCGACGGCCGCCTGACGCCCGGCGATGTCTTGGAAACGGTGTCGATTGGTGGTTCGGTGTTTTCCGGCTGTTTAACCGGTGTGACATACGAAGCGGAGCGAGCGCTTGTGGCCAATACGATTAGCGGCCGTGGTTACGTCACGGCACGCTCGCAGCTCGTGTTCGACCCTGACGACTCGCTGATCGCGCCCAACATGCGTGATCTGCCACGCGCGCCGGACACGCCCTGAGTAACAGCTCGGACGCGACCGCATTCAATATGAAGCGTCTCAACTATTGAATAGCAAGCCACAGCACGCCGAGGCCGTAACCGACACCGCTACGCTCCTCTGCGATGAATGCGACTGGATGTCGCGCGTCCCCGTGCGGTATTCGGGGCAGCGCGCACACTGCCCGCGTTGTGGCCATCATTTAACCGGCCCGGCGCAGCCAACGTTGCAAGCGCCTGCTGCCTGGGCGGTCGCTGCGCTGGTTCTTCTCGGACTCGCGTTCGCGTTTCCGTTTATCGGCTTTTCCAGCCATGGCATCGGTCACGTCATGCGCTTCGGCGACACCGTGGGCGCGCTGACTGCTCACGGCTATGCACTGATCGCATTTGTGTTGATCGTCACCACCGTCGTGGTGCCAGGGCTGTACGCGCTTGGCCTTGGCTATGTTGTCGCCGGTGTTCACGTTGGCCTGCGACTGCCCGGGATGGGCGTCACTGCGCGCCTGCTTCGGCGTCTCGAACCATGGATGATGCCGGACGTGTTGATCGTCGGTGTATTGGTCAGCCTCATCAAAATCGTGGGCATGGCCGATGTGCATCTCGATGCGGCGTTTGTCCTCTACTGTGGTTATGCGTTGGCGCTCTTGCGTAGCACCATGCTGGTCGATTGGCCAGCGGTTTGGGCCGCCATCGCGCCGCGTGTGTCAGCTGCTGCGGCCACGCCCGGGGCGACCGGTGCGGCACAGGCGGCCACTGCCTGCGCCGGATGTGGTCTGCCCATAGACGACGGTTTCCGTGGTCGCTGTCCACGCTGTGGTAAACGCCAGCGCGCGGCGGTTGTGGACCGGCGTCAGCTAACCGGTGCGTTGCTGGTGACGTCGGCCCTGCTCTATATCCCGGCCAATATCTATCCCGTGATGGTTATTGAACAGCTGGGCAATCAACAACCACAAACGATCGCTGCCGGTATTCTGCATCTGGTCCATGCGGGTGACTGGCCCATCGCCACGGTGATTTTCGTGGCCAGTATCATCGTGCCAATCGCCAAGATCGTAGCCCTGGCTTGGCTTTGTTTGGTGTCTTGCTACAAGCCGCGGGCGCCGCTGATGTACACACAGCTGTACCGCGTGACTGAAAAAATCGGGCGCTGGTCGATGATCGATGTGTTCGTGGTCGCCATGCTGGCGACGTTGGTGCAGACCGACGGCTTGATGTCGGTTACACCGGGCCCGGGCATCGCAGCATTTGCGAGTGTGGTTATCCTGACCATGGTCGCTGCCCTGACGTTTGATAGCCGCACGCTGTGGCCACAAGTGTCGGCTGCCGCGTCGCCATGCTTTGTCGTGATCGCAAACGATCAACGACAGGCGCTGCGACCGGTAGACTGCCGCCGGTAACATATAACGTTGGCCGCCGCGTGGCGTCCGAATGCATCGGGAGATCGGGGAGGCGTGCTTTGGGTAGTTTGAATGTTGAAGGGGTAATCGCTGCGTGACCGATGACAACGGACAAACCGCCCAATTGTCACGCGCGGGCTGGCTGCGCGTTTCGCCGGTCTGGTTGATCCCGCTGATCGCGGCATTAATCGGCGTGTGGCTGCTCTACGACACGTTCGCGAATCGCGGGCCGGTTATCAAACTGCATATGGATGCGGCGCAGTCGATCCAGGCTGGCAAGACGCAGCTCAAGGTGCGCAGCGTTTCGGTCGGGCATGTCACTGATGTATCGCTTGCTAGCGATTATCAGGATGCGGTTATAACTGTCCAGATGGATAGCGACACCGCGAAACTGATTGGCGATGATAGCCGTTTCTGGGTCGTCAAACCCCGGGTTGGTCCGCAGGGCATCAGCGGTCTCAATACGATCCTGTCGGGGGCTTATTTGCAGTTGCGCCCGGCGGGCGAGCCAAGCGGCAAGCGTCGCTTCAAAGTGCAGGATACGCCGCCAGCCGTGCCCGCCAATCAGCCGGGTAAGTCGTTGCAACTCGTGACTTCCGGCAACAACAGGCTGTCGGTGGGCGATCCCATCGTCTACCAGGGGCGCAACGTGGGGCGGCTCGTCGACAGCCGTTTTTCGGTGGGTAAACGCCAGACTGTTTACAAGCTGTTCATTCGCAAGCCTTATTCCAAATTAATCACCGATCGGACCCAGTTCTGGATGCGTTCGGGCATACAGTTCCACCTCGGTTCACAGGGCGCCGATGTTCAGGTTGGTTCGCTGGAAAGTATGCTCGTCGGCGGTGTGACTTTCGGGGTGGCCAAGGGTGTTAAAGCTGGCAAGCCGGCCGAAAATGGCGACCGTTTCAAGCTCTACGCCACACACAACGCCGCGAAGCAGGATCGCTACGATCGCCGCATTAAATACGTGATGCTTGTCGACCAGTCGGTGCGCGGCCTGTCTGATGGCGCTCCGGTCAACTATCGTGGCTTGCGGGTCGGAACTGTCGAAAAAGTGCCGTTTTACCGCAACTTTCACCTAGAGCGGTTCTCGGAGTTAAAAATACCAATTCTGATCGCGATCGAACCGCAACGCCCGAGTCTGGGTTGGACGGACTGGTCGGACGCCGAGTGGCGACAAAAGAACCGGCGCTTTTTCAAACATGGGCTGCGTGCCACTGTTAAATCGTCAAATCTACTGACGGGCAGTAAACTCGTGTCTTTAAATTTCGATCAAAATGCGCCGCCCTACGAGACGAAAAAGATCGGCAAATACCCGGTCTTTCCCAGCGAGCCGAGTCAGATCGCCAGTATTCAAAAACAGTTGTCGGATCTGATGTATCAACTAAACGATCTCGACGCCAAAGCGTTGGCCAATCAGGTCAAAGGCACCGTCGGCGAAGCCAACAAGACACTCAAACAAGTGCACCAGATGAGTCGCCGAATCAATCGTTTGCTAGCGCAGCGCGATACAAAACAATTGCCCGCGAAGCTCAATCAAACGCTCAAACAACTGCGTACGACGCTGGAGGGCTTCCAGCATGACTCGCCGGCCTACAAGCAATTGAACGACACACTGAATCGTCTCGATCAAGTGCTGGGTAATGTGGCGCCGTTGTCGCGCACCTTGCGTGACCAGCCGAATGCATTGATTTTCGGTCGCCCCGAGGGTGAGGATCCGATACCGCGAGCGAGTCACTGATCATGTGGCGAACGCGAGTGGCGACGGCACTGCTTGCTTGTGTACTGGTGCTGGCTGGCTGTGCCAGCAAGCCGTCATCGGTATCTTATTTTCGGTTGCATGCCCCGTCTGGGATCAGCTCGACGGCGCTGGATACGAGTGCGCCAACGCTTGTGATCGCGCCGGTTGCGGTCGCCGACTATCTCGACCATGACGGTCTCGTGTATCAGCCGGATGCGTATCGAGTCGTTATCGCCAACGACAACCGCTGGGCGTCACCACTGCCGGGTCAATTGACCACAACGCTCAAGCGGAATCTCGAGGCGGCCATGCCGAATACGCGTGTGGCACAAGCCGGCTCCGGTACGGCATCTGCCGCCACATTGCGTGTCAAAGTCGACAGTTTTGTCGGCAACCATAATGGCAATGCCCACATCGCCGGGCGTTGGCGACTGGTGGGGCCGGCCGGGCAGGTTCTCAAAACCCAGACATTTGCACGCGATACGCCATTGGCCAGCGATGGTTATCGGGCGTTGGTCGAGAGTCTGTCACGCGGATGGCAACAAGTCGGCCAAGCGATCGTGTCACGGATCACACCGGTGCTCCATTCGGCCGACGACCGAGCCGGCTCGAATGGCACCTGATTAAAACCGTTGGCAGATACGCGCTGATTGGGCCTTATCAGTTGGCCCAATAGCTGTCGCGTGGCTGCTTAGTAGTGTCGGTCCCCGGGCTGGGGTGGCACCCACTGATACAGCCAGGTCTCGGTCAATGTCTGGCCGCCGCTGTGTAGATAGCAGCGCATGGTCACCGGCTCGGTGGAAGCGCTTTCCGGTTGCCAATCGAATTCGGCACGGTATTCGCCGATCGGACCGAGTTGGCGCGTTGTCACCTTGCCGAGCTTGCCGCGTGAGATTGATATATTGGCTTCGACTTCGGCATCGTCACCCAGTTGGTCCAGCGGCTTGCCTTTGAAATCGATCGCAAAGCGCCGTGCGTAGTCTTGGGGCGGATTTTTGCCCGGTATTACGCCCGCTGGCACGTTACCCATGCCTGTGCGCGTCTGGTCCACTTCGGCGAGGCTCGGTGAGACGGGTGGCAGGGGGTACCAATAGAGTTTGTAATCGTAGCTCAGGTGTTCGCCGGCACTCACGGTTTGATGCGGTTGCCAAAACACTGTGATGTTGTCGACGGTCTCGCCCACGGTGGGGATTTCGATCAGTGTGACGGCGCCCTTGCCCCAGTCGTTTTGCGGTTCGATCCAGAGGCTCGGTCGACGGTTATACCAAGCGACGGTGTTTCGGTAGCTGTCGAAGTCGTGGTCGTGTTGGACCAACCCGAAGCCTTTCGGCGAGTCGTCCTGAAAAGCGTTGTCCTGAATCGTTGGGGGGTTATAGAGTGGGCGGCAAACCCATTCCCCATTGCCGCGCCACATCGATAGCCGGTCGGAATCGTGCATGCGCGGATAGATCGTGTCGCGAGCCTGCGGTTGTGCGCTGCCTTTGAGATACATGCTCGACATGGGGGCGATGCCGAGGCGGTTGACCGCCTTACGGGTATAGATATCGGACTGGACTTTCATGGTCACGCCCGGTTCAGCCGTATCGATGTCGAATCGGTAGATGCCGGTTGCGCTGGGCGAATCCATCAGCGAGTAAACGGTCAGTTGTGCCGAGCCATCCGCTGGACGCACGAACCAGTGCTCGATGAACTCGGGGAATTCCTCGTCTTCGGATGCGTTCACATCAATCGCCAGACCGCGCGCTGAAAGGCCGTACTGGTGGGTTTTGTCGACAGCCCGGAAATAGGTCTTGCCTAGAAAAGAGGCCAGTTGGGGCTGGTCGCTCTGGCTTTTTTTGATCGCATAATCAAAGCCCGCAAAGCCCAGTTTTTTGCCCTTCAGCTGCGCGGGGTCGATACCCGCGTCTTGATAATCGAACATGCCGGGTTGAAAGTCGACCCGATGGGCGCGTTCGGTTTTCGGGTTTACGACATTCATGCGCACCGGCGTGTCAAAGGCCATGCCGACGTGCGAAAAACTAACGACGACATTGGTCGAATCTTGGTCGGACCATAGATTCCCCGCCTTTTTCGAAGCGATCTGGTGAAACTGTTTCGGGC
Encoded proteins:
- a CDS encoding sugar isomerase: MSIGTAYRWPELATHRDWLRAEGRRLLDFHRAAVKSSGGFVRLDGDGRAPPDATAETLVTARMTHAFALATLAGHPGAASLARHGVDALRGVLHDDVHGGWLADETVAAQNADKQCYLHLFVALGAATARHAGIDGAHALLTDVLAIIQRYFWSADEQAFVESYDCAWGTCADYRGGNANMHGVEMCLALADVLGEPSWRQRALAVCERLIHGHARACGYHVVEHFDAGWHELRDFNREAPNDGFRPFGVTPGHGCEWARLLLHLEAGLSAAGEAVPDWLVDDARGLFDAAMQDAWAADGYPGLVYTLDWQRCASSSRRRHWVHAEAIAAADALAKRTGEPAYEQWYRDLWDFAETTFIDRERGSWRHELDRHLALDPACGDAKSDLYHAYQATLLPQLPLAPALAVAVGRPAGRTLSW
- a CDS encoding zinc-binding dehydrogenase, with product MVTEAVDTGARVPATMAAMQLTGHGGLEQLVYRDDVPVPVASAGEVVVEVTATAKNNTDRKAREGLYATGRRATTTSFAVAGDPTLVFPRIQGADIVGRIAAVGSGVDPARIGERGLLDFNIYADDRRDINLMPDYYGHGADGGFAEYVAVPADQFHGIDDAQLTDAELASLGMCSYQTAYHMLTAADVAAGEYVLVTGASGGVGTALIQLCRVLGAVPIALSMPEKAARVHQVGAEVVLDRSQPESLLDQVREATGGAPIDAVMDLLGGTVTESLIATMTFDMRARATYPRLSIAGASAGRATELPWALVYLYQVRIVGVSHGTRAEAEQLIEWIRMRRLAPILHGTFRLSALREAEQYFADQSRQTVGKIVIVPDRHWATHGAPYALADTP
- a CDS encoding proline racemase, producing the protein MSHRHVIELTDVHAGGDISRIVTGGVGTIPGTNVRAQMEYLRDRADGLRRLLLEEPHGRPDMSVDLIVPAADPAAQAGYVIMEVMGYPIYSGSNTICTATALLETGRVAKREGRQQFVLESPAGAVDIAAEIRNDVVESITCEGLPSYVETPDARVTVPGVGTVHYSVVYSGGFYAVVDAEALGFDLVPAERDPLAETAHAIVTAIRADSAPRHYRLGDVGPLPFVHFAGPVSQIGGGRYRARSATYVHPGVICRSTTGTGTSARLALMHRDGRLTPGDVLETVSIGGSVFSGCLTGVTYEAERALVANTISGRGYVTARSQLVFDPDDSLIAPNMRDLPRAPDTP
- a CDS encoding paraquat-inducible protein A, coding for MNSKPQHAEAVTDTATLLCDECDWMSRVPVRYSGQRAHCPRCGHHLTGPAQPTLQAPAAWAVAALVLLGLAFAFPFIGFSSHGIGHVMRFGDTVGALTAHGYALIAFVLIVTTVVVPGLYALGLGYVVAGVHVGLRLPGMGVTARLLRRLEPWMMPDVLIVGVLVSLIKIVGMADVHLDAAFVLYCGYALALLRSTMLVDWPAVWAAIAPRVSAAAATPGATGAAQAATACAGCGLPIDDGFRGRCPRCGKRQRAAVVDRRQLTGALLVTSALLYIPANIYPVMVIEQLGNQQPQTIAAGILHLVHAGDWPIATVIFVASIIVPIAKIVALAWLCLVSCYKPRAPLMYTQLYRVTEKIGRWSMIDVFVVAMLATLVQTDGLMSVTPGPGIAAFASVVILTMVAALTFDSRTLWPQVSAAASPCFVVIANDQRQALRPVDCRR
- the pqiB gene encoding intermembrane transport protein PqiB, yielding MTDDNGQTAQLSRAGWLRVSPVWLIPLIAALIGVWLLYDTFANRGPVIKLHMDAAQSIQAGKTQLKVRSVSVGHVTDVSLASDYQDAVITVQMDSDTAKLIGDDSRFWVVKPRVGPQGISGLNTILSGAYLQLRPAGEPSGKRRFKVQDTPPAVPANQPGKSLQLVTSGNNRLSVGDPIVYQGRNVGRLVDSRFSVGKRQTVYKLFIRKPYSKLITDRTQFWMRSGIQFHLGSQGADVQVGSLESMLVGGVTFGVAKGVKAGKPAENGDRFKLYATHNAAKQDRYDRRIKYVMLVDQSVRGLSDGAPVNYRGLRVGTVEKVPFYRNFHLERFSELKIPILIAIEPQRPSLGWTDWSDAEWRQKNRRFFKHGLRATVKSSNLLTGSKLVSLNFDQNAPPYETKKIGKYPVFPSEPSQIASIQKQLSDLMYQLNDLDAKALANQVKGTVGEANKTLKQVHQMSRRINRLLAQRDTKQLPAKLNQTLKQLRTTLEGFQHDSPAYKQLNDTLNRLDQVLGNVAPLSRTLRDQPNALIFGRPEGEDPIPRASH
- a CDS encoding glucan biosynthesis protein D, with the protein product MQRRDFLKAILASGAAATPTVRALADSAEHHDGQAFSVDALHKRAQRMAQRAYKPHSEELPSVLQDLSPKQFHQIASKKAGNLWSDQDSTNVVVSFSHVGMAFDTPVRMNVVNPKTERAHRVDFQPGMFDYQDAGIDPAQLKGKKLGFAGFDYAIKKSQSDQPQLASFLGKTYFRAVDKTHQYGLSARGLAIDVNASEDEEFPEFIEHWFVRPADGSAQLTVYSLMDSPSATGIYRFDIDTAEPGVTMKVQSDIYTRKAVNRLGIAPMSSMYLKGSAQPQARDTIYPRMHDSDRLSMWRGNGEWVCRPLYNPPTIQDNAFQDDSPKGFGLVQHDHDFDSYRNTVAWYNRRPSLWIEPQNDWGKGAVTLIEIPTVGETVDNITVFWQPHQTVSAGEHLSYDYKLYWYPLPPVSPSLAEVDQTRTGMGNVPAGVIPGKNPPQDYARRFAIDFKGKPLDQLGDDAEVEANISISRGKLGKVTTRQLGPIGEYRAEFDWQPESASTEPVTMRCYLHSGGQTLTETWLYQWVPPQPGDRHY